In Tursiops truncatus isolate mTurTru1 chromosome X, mTurTru1.mat.Y, whole genome shotgun sequence, the following proteins share a genomic window:
- the LOC117310223 gene encoding melanoma-associated antigen B1-like yields the protein MPRGQKSKLRAREKRHQARRETQNLGGAQATAAQREESPSCPSSPSRGTPPSSPAAGTRQEPQGAPATSSRAAGVSGPGSDVRAKGPVQARRSSSRASASGESFQRDPLIKKVGMLTEFLLEKYTVEEPIIKADLLKLVNKRYKGKFPDILRRAAECVQLIFGLELKEVKPGGDSYTLGSKLHVSDDGCRSSGWRFRKNGLLMLLLGVIFLHGDRASAEEIWEFLSGLGVYVGRCHIIFGEPRKLITEDLVQEKYLVYRQVRDSNPLRYEFLWGRRARAETTKMKVLEFVARVAGTVPSAFPVHYEDALRDEEDRARSQARAAARALTRIKASAPSKVMSSSSSHP from the coding sequence ATGCCTCGGGGGCAGAAGAGTAAGCTCCGTGCCCGCGAGAAGCGCCACCAGGCCCGGAGGGAGACCCAGAATCTCGGGGGTGCTCAGGCCACTGCAGCACAGAGAGAAGAGTCGCCTTCGtgcccctcttctccttctcggGGTACTCCCCCGAGCTCCCCTGCTGCTGGCACTCGCCAGGAGCCTCAGGGAGCCCCAGCCACTAGCTCTCGTGCTGCAGGGGTTTCAGGCCCAGGATCTGATGTACGCGCCAAGGGCCCGGTTCAGGCAAGGAGAAGTTCCTCCCGCGCCTCAGCCTCTGGTGAGAGCTTTCAGAGAGATCCTCTGATCAAGAAGGTGGGAATGTTGACAGAATTCCTGCTGGAGAAGTATACAGTGGAAGAGCCCATTATAAAGGCAGACTTGCTGAAGCTTGTGAACAAAAGGTACAAGGGGAAGTTCCCTGATATCCTCAGGAGAGCTGCTGAGTGCGTTCAGCTGATCTTTGGTCTTGAGTTGAAGGAAGTCAAGCCGGGTGGTGATTCCTATACCCTTGGCAGCAAGCTACATGTCAGCGATGATGGGTGTCGGAGCAGTGGCTGGCGGTTTCGGAAGAATGGGCTTCTGATGCTTCTCCTCGGTGTGATCTTCTTGCATGGCGACCGTGCCTCTGCGGAGGAGATCTGGGAATTCCTGAGTGGTTTGGGTGTTTATGTTGGAAGGTGTCACATAATCTTTGGGGAGCCCAGGAAGCTTATCACAGAAGATCTGGTGCAGGAAAAGTATCTGGTGTATCGTCAGGTGCGCGACAGCAATCCCCTGCGCTATGAGTTCCTGTGGGGCCGGAGAGCCCGCGCTGAAACCACCAAGATGAAAGTCCTGGAGTTTGTGGCCAGGGTCGCTGGTACCGTCCCCAGTGCCTTTCCAGTCCATTATGAAGACGCTTTGAGAGATGAGGAAGACAGAGCCCGATCccaagccagagctgcagccagGGCTCTAACTCGTATCAAGGCCAGTGCGCCTTCCAAGGTCATGTCTAGCAGTTCCTCCCACCCTTAG